The DNA window GCCAGATCCTTGTGCGGCGCCAGCCGTGGATTCCAGCGGCATGACATCGCCGCCGGCCATGCGTGCAGTCGCGGGAAGCCGTTGACCGACCTTAATTTCGATTTCTGCCAACCGCAGCGCTTCTCGGCTTTGCGATGTATTCAGGCGACGATCGGCAGGTTGGTTTGGCGATACGTACCATCGATCGCCTCGTGAGCCATCGGTGTCACCCCCAGATCGAATAGCTGCTCAATTCCAATCGGGGCAGTCGCACTGGAATACCCGGCGCAACGGTCTGCTGGTACGCTTCGGTCAACTCGGGACGATCATGATCGTCTCCGGCAATGACTGCGCTTCGGCCGGTGCCGCCGTTGGGAAGCGCTTTGGGCTACGTCAACAATCTGTGCGGACTGCTGACTTTGATGTCTTTGGTCCGCGAAAGTCCGTAGCCTGATCCGGCGAACTCACACTCCCAAGGATCGGAGCACCTTTGTCTTTGACGAGGAACAAACAAAACGAAAGACGTCGCCGGCGACCGCCACCCGGCCGACGGACGGAAACGACAGGTGAGTAGCCACCAGCGGCTCGCGGGTCGCCGCCAGTTCCCGCAAGAGGCGGACTCGGACGCGGACCGCCTCCTCGGGGTCGTGGTCGAAAGCGTTGTACCAGTCGGGGCGGTCGAAATGGTCCGGGAACACGGCATCGCCGAGGAACGTAAGCCGGTCGCCGCCGGACGCCATGCGGACCACGCTGTGCCCGGGGGTATGTCCGCCGGTGCGACTGACGACCACACCCGGCGCCACCTCATACTCCGCCTCGAACGGCCGCAGCTGGCTGCGGTACTCGCCCACGAACCGCCTGGCGGCCGACCGAAGCACGTCCGGCATCCCGCCAAAAGTGTTGCGGGAGAAATCGGGCGACGCCCAGAACTCGGCCTCGGCGGCCGCCAGGTGGATCGGTACGTCCCGACGCAGCCGGCCTCTCAGCCCGTCGGCGAGCAGCCCGCCAACGTGGTCCACATGCATGTGGGTAAGCACCACGTCGGTCACGGATGCGGGATCGATGCCGGCGGCCTCCAGTCGCGGGGCCAGCAGCCCCCCGGCCCGTGGGAAGTCCGGGTACTCCGCCCCCATCCCAGCGTCGATGAGCACGATCCGGCCGCCGCTACGCACCACGACCACGTTCAGCGGCCACTTGTACACGTCCCGCGGCTGGAGTCTGTCGTCCAGCCAGGCCGCCAGGTCGGCCGGGTCGGCATTGGTGGCCAACGTCGCAGCTGGCAGCGGAAACACTCCATCGCTAATCATCAGCACGTCAATCTTGCCGACCCGCAGCGCGTAGCGCGATGGAACCAACTCGTCAGTCGCCGTGCTACCGGGGTGTGAAGCAATGTCCAAGCTCATGTTCATGGTTATCTCCTCTTCTGGGCCCTTACTCACGGCCGTGTCGGCCAGCTCATAGCAAACGGAACAGTCCTGTCCGCATCTCTCCGCCAAGGGCGAAGGGGACGGAAGGGAACGTGGCTTTGGCAGTGCATGGAACAGGGTAGGGTTGGCTGATGGTGGTTTCCTCCTGGGTCACGGTCTGGGATAGCGGGGAGCGGCGAAACGAACGCCGTCCGAGTTCTTTGCTTTCTTGACTCATGGCAAATCTCTGTTGGAATCCTGAGAGCGCTCGCCGAATCGCATGGATAAGGCGAAGTGCGGTCCGTGTTTGTGACG is part of the Betaproteobacteria bacterium genome and encodes:
- a CDS encoding MBL fold metallo-hydrolase; the encoded protein is MSLDIASHPGSTATDELVPSRYALRVGKIDVLMISDGVFPLPAATLATNADPADLAAWLDDRLQPRDVYKWPLNVVVVRSGGRIVLIDAGMGAEYPDFPRAGGLLAPRLEAAGIDPASVTDVVLTHMHVDHVGGLLADGLRGRLRRDVPIHLAAAEAEFWASPDFSRNTFGGMPDVLRSAARRFVGEYRSQLRPFEAEYEVAPGVVVSRTGGHTPGHSVVRMASGGDRLTFLGDAVFPDHFDRPDWYNAFDHDPEEAVRVRVRLLRELAATREPLVATHLSFPSVGRVAVAGDVFRFVCSSSKTKVLRSLGV